One genomic segment of Oncorhynchus kisutch isolate 150728-3 linkage group LG15, Okis_V2, whole genome shotgun sequence includes these proteins:
- the LOC109879773 gene encoding forkhead box protein I1-ema gives MASFEPQGQSPPCCGPQFPSLGQEPPELSMYSDCYYPPPSLPSPQRTTPTSYDYSTSSPNPYLWFNGSGINAPPYLATTGPPGNPGPPFVPQHYGMQRPYLGPGGAGVPGGELGWFSLPSQEDLMKLVRPPYSYSALIAMAIHGAPERRLTLSQIYQYVADNFPFYNKSKAGWQNSIRHNLSLNDCFKKVPRDEDDPGKGNYWTLDPNCEKMFDNGNFRRKRKRKSDSLSGGEGGSGGSEPGEPGRSPEPPSNHGIDMSPTPERIPTPSTTGPAPCLSSFLSEMSGVVSGGANEIVGDSLNRALPITLTLDGTQRPTQPGGFGSYSPSSAASEWASQLPPPPGLSSSPTHSSLGYSSPILSQFNGHFYPGLGSASILYPREGTEV, from the exons ATGGCGTCGTTCGAACCTCAGGGTCAGTCTCCTCCTTGCTGTGGCCCCCAGTTCCCCAGCCTGGGCCAGGAACCTCCAGAACTCAGCATGTACAGTGACTGCTACTACCCTCCTCCATCGCTCCCCAGCCCCCAGCGCACCACCCCCACCTCCTATGACTACAGCACCTCCTCCCCTAATCCTTACCTGTGGTTCAACGGATCCGGCATCAACGCTCCCCCATATCTGGCCACCACTGGGCCCCCAGGAAACCCCGGGCCACCCTTCGTTCCCCAGCACTATGGGATGCAGAGGCCTTATCTGGGGCCTGGCGGGGCAGGGGTCCCTGGGGGGGAGCTGGGCTGGTTCTCTCTGCCCTCACAGGAAGACCTGATGAAGCTGGTCCGCCCGCCCTACTCCTACTCCGCCCTCATTGCCATGGCGATCCACGGCGCCCCGGAGCGGCGGCTGACCTTGAGTCAGATCTACCAGTACGTGGCCGATAACTTCCCCTTCTACAACAAGAGCAAGGCTGGCTGGCAGAACTCCATCAGGCACAACCTGTCACTCAACGACTGCTTTAAGAAGGTCCCCAGAGATGAGGACGACCCTG GTAAGGGTAACTATTGgacactagacccaaactgtgAGAAGATGTTTGACAATGGAAACTTCCGTCGTAAAAGGAAGAGGAAGTCTGATTCACtgtctggaggagagggggggtcagGGGGGTCGGAGCCAGGTGAGCCAGGTCGGAGCCCCGAACCCCCCAGCAACCACGGGATCGACATGTCTCCCACGCCAGAGAGAATCCCCACCCCTTCAACCACAGGTCCCGCCCCTTGCTTGAGCAGCTTCCTGTCTGAGATGTCTGGAGTGGTGTCAGGGGGAGCCAATGAGATCGTAGGAGATTCGCTGAACCGGGCCCTCCCCATAACCCTTACCCTGGATGGGACCCAGAGGCCTACACAGCCTGGGGGTTTTGGTAGTTACTCCCCCAGCTCGGCTGCTTCGGAGTGGGCTTCCCAGCTGCCGCCTCCCCCTGGCCTCTCCTCCTCGCCCACCCACTCTTCCCTGGGTTACAGCAGCCCCATCCTCAGCCAGTTCAATGGGCATTTCTACCCTGGCTTGGGCTCAGCAAGCATCCTATACCCACGGGAAGGCACAGAGGTCTGA